The sequence below is a genomic window from Cicer arietinum cultivar CDC Frontier isolate Library 1 chromosome 6, Cicar.CDCFrontier_v2.0, whole genome shotgun sequence.
GTCTCCGAACTCTAATGGTTTCATAATGATATGGTAGTGATTGATCGCCTCATCAAATATGGTCATTTCTTTCCTTTGAAAACTAATTAATGACAGCAGAAAAGTggcaaaaaaaattatgaatcatGTGGTTAAGCTTCATGGTATGCCTGCCTGCATCCACTGTGTCGGACTGGGACAAGGTGTTCACCAGTGCTCTCTGGAAACACTCATTTAAGTTGCAGGGTACGACGTTGGCAATGAAATCGGCTTATCATAATCAAACAGACAGCAATCTTAAGCTTTAAATAAATGCCTTGAGGTGTATTTGCGCTGCTTGACATTTCACACTCCTTCGAAATGGTCTTCAGCACTTCCATTGGTTGAATTTGGGTATAATATGTCTCACCACACTAGTGCAGGAATGACCCCGTTCAAGGCCTTATATGGCCGTGATCTACCTACCTTAGTCCGCATCAAAGGCAAATAGAATACAAAACATGCgcattatattgaaaataaaataaactacaCAAATAAAATAAGCTAAATCATAATCATAGAAATTCATAAGCAGAAAACAGAATATAACAACTATCTGATGGTGAAAACAGGTTaattaaacaaaacaacaaGGTTACCTCATCAGAGATGGCGAGGAAGGGCATGGGAACACAAGATTGGAAGCCATGGATTACAGAAAAGCTCTCTCTATCATATTTACAATCTTTAGCACAGTAATACATTAACAGAACTACGGCAGCTTGCAAGCATTGAGTACTCTGATATAAATGGAAGTACAGATAAATGCTACTTTGGATCAAGCTTTCAACAACTAAGGGCCATTTACTTTATTAAaacatttcctattttcattttctaaaatttgtctTCATTTTACTCATTAATTAATATGGAGGTAAGAGACATTTTGAAGGGAATAATTGTCTACATTTctagaaacaatgaaaatgtcaaaagaattgttttcattatttctaaatatgcatatccATTAACTAGCATTTCATCTGAAAATTGTTTACTTCAAGAGTCTCCCATCAAGATAAAATGAACAcacattttagaaaatgaaaacacaATGTTTTCACAAACTAAACAGGACCTAAGTATCAACTTGCTATCAAGGCCGCTTATGTGGTACTCATTTTTATTCTAGTTATGAGGAACCAAAAatacttgatttagattttatgCAATGTTGGACATTCCAAACTAAACAGTTCTATAGTTCAAGAATTTCAAACGTCATGAAGTTTGTCCTACTTGGAATATAaggaataaaatatttatatttacataACAAGTATAGGTAGACCAGTTTATGCAGAAAGGGGATCATTAGAGCATATATTCCAACAAGCATAATTTGGTATAGAGGGCCTTAATAGACCTGTCTCATGTTAAAACTCCAAAATTGCATCCTAATAATCTTTGAGGTTCTTAATCAAGTATCACGTCTAGTGCTAGCTAAATAGAGACATGATTGTATATAGTTATGAAATTCAATGGAGAGTAGACAGCAGTAATATGGATCAGTTTCACttaaagttttataaaaaataaaaatttccatGTTTACAGTGTTATAACTTATAAGGAAGTCTCATCAAAAATATCTCTTAAGAGAAACCTTTGAGACCAATCTTTCACACAATCTGTTGAAGTATCAGATCAAGTGTCAAAGGCTaacgaaacaaaattataaaatgaattgtCAGTAGGCAACAGTGTTATCCATAGCGGATTGCGGAAAATAACGAAAAAACCAAAAATCTGCTATGAGAAATAGTGGATAGCATTGAGGGAAAATAGCGAAAGCCGTTTAGCAGttgaaataaatcaattatatataaataaattaatgatgcatacagataaaaaaaaaaaaaaagctgcataaacataaattaaaaggaAAAGTGACATAATACTAACTAGAAGggatgaaataataaataaaaaaacacaggGATGAAAGAATCACAGAGGAACagaagaaataaattaaattgggGAAGAGAATGGAAAGGAAATAattaggaaaataaataaatattagtacaTAGATGAAAGAAACCAAAAAAACTTagaagagaagaaagaaaaaaaataaaagaaatgagataaaccaaaataaaacagagaaaaagagGTGAAAGAAagggagaaataaaaaaaaactgaggaacagaagaaaaaagaaactgaaaaaaCGTAGCTCTGTTACATGAGAAAGAACTCACTAGACTCAATCCACAACAACACTTCTCTTCAGTTAttctttttaagtttttttgaaGTGGTCACATGcttcttttttagttttatcattaaaaaaaaacataaaactcCTTTTTTCcgttatttttgttatttccgCGATTGCCGCTATGGGAATAGCAGTCGCTATTGCAGTAGTAGCGGAGCAGTCATAGCGTATCGGATTTTGTAGCATTTTTTCCAAATCCCACTATGCAATAGCGCTATAGTATCACTATAGTGGTTATTTAACAACACTGGTAGGCTAACAAAAGCACACAGAACGAAAAATGtacaaaaatatttcaattattttattcttcaatCGAAATATATACTGCTACAAAGATTTCATCAATTTGTATAAATGTCTAGAAGTTATCATAATTAACCCAAATCTAATGTTTTTACAGCTATGAAAAGACTTAGCAAAAGAGACAAGTGCAAGCACACTGTTCTCAAGAAGCAAAACAAAACTACTAATGATGAAATAAACCGAGGTTACACAAAGTAAACTTAATGAACAGATGTAGCTGATAAAGAACGAATGCGACCTCTTTCATAACACTATCATCAAAGTTCCTGATGTATACCAGTCAACTGGTTCACGATACCTTTTTCTCCATATTTATTTAGGACATCAATTGCACTATCTCGGTATGGAGGCCGAAGAGAAACTCCTTTCTTGAGCATTATTGTGGCAAGCTTTGTGGCTTCCATCAAGTGGTTTTCTCGACAAAGGCCAACTAAAAGAATAGAATAAATATCAGAGTCAATGGAAGACAAGAATCCTTTATTCTCAATTGCATCAAGCAAGTAGAATCCATCAAGTACCCTATCCTTCAAACAAAACTCCTTTAGCAAAAGGCTAGACGCCAAAGTATCGGGTTTGATTTCACCATCAAGCATTTCCTTGAAGAGTTTCTCTGCTTCCTCAAGTTTCTTAATCCTTATCAAAGAAATCACTAGTGAACTGTAAGAATCACCGCGGGAGACACCATGCTCCACCACAAATTTATCAACCAACTTGTAAGCTTCTTCTACACGACCTTCAATACAAAGGCTCTCAATCAAAGTAAAAACAGTAACGTGATTAGCAAAACACCCAAAAGCTCTCATTCTATCAAGAATACCCAATGCTTCCGTCCACTTACCTCTCTTACAGAAACCTTGAATCAAAGACGTATAAGTAACAACATTAGGACAACAATCACCGCCTTTCTCCATTTCATCCAACAATTCCAATGCCTTTTCCATTGATCCACACCTACAAAACCCATCCAAAATAGCCGATAAAACAACCAAATTCGGTGAACAACCGTGAACTCTCATAACCTTGAGCATGTTATAAGCATCCTCCAATCGACCCGCATTACAAAACCCCTCAATCATAGTCATATATGTAATCAAATCAGGACAAATATCATTCAAACTCATCTCCCTCATCAACTTCTCAGCCATTTCAACATCACCCTTCTGACTAAATAATCTTATAACTATATTATACATAACGGTATCCGGTTGCAAGTTAAAATCCACCATTTTCCTCAACACCCACAAACCCAAATCAGCAAGTTGAGCCTCTTTACACAACTTCAAAACCTCCCTAAACATGTTAACGTTAACGACACACCCTTCAGACTCATAAGACttaatcaaattacaaataaCCTCAGGATTCTTATCAATCCCAAGCAAGTTACAAGCTTTCTTATACACGAAACCACTATGCCTATACCCAGATTGAAATCCAGCCCATATGAAAAACCTAACACCCAATTGAGATTGTTTAGGACAACACTTACTAAGAACTTGAATAACACATTGAGAGTCCAATTTGGGCTTTTTCTTAGACAATGAATTCTCAATGTTGATTCCATTGTTTTCATGCAAATGGGTATAAAGGGTATCAGCAATTGAAGCAAAACCCATTTGTTGAGTTGAAAAAGGAACCATTTTGAGCGTATGTGAACTCGAAAAAAAtcgaatttttaaaaagtgggCCATTGGGGTTCTGTGAAATTGTGGTTGGAGATTGATTCAATGGTTTGTGTGAGCAATGTGAAAGAGAAAGAGTGCACACCTGGTGATAGATTTTACTTGAACTTTTGAAAGATGTGAACTTTCAACAAAAAATTCTTCTGCAAACATGAAACCCAACTCAAATGAAACAAATTAGGTTTCATCAAAACCAAAATGAGTTGTTAAAGTCAAAATCTTGTCGCGCGCCGGTGTTAGTGTGTTCACGGGTAGAGCTGTCAAATAAACCCCAACACCAGGGCccctcaaattttttttttaaaaacaattaatattaagcccctataaaattaatttttgtaaaatttaatcccattatttcatggggctCTAGGGGCTTATagcccccaatattttgttaattttgagatttttttaaaaaaagatttcaaaatttattttattcaaaaaaaattaaaaaatattttttttcttaaataattttgtgagaaaaaaaatttattaaaagataaatcatttatataaaaaaaatcaaaaattttttatcgaaaaaaaatcagaaatttttatagaaaaaaatcgaaaactttttatcaaaaaaaataaaaaaaaatttatcggtgaaaaaatcgaaaaattttatttcttgaaaaaaaaaatcaattttttttttaaataagtgcgcctataggcccactaagcccacaaaattttaggggacCTTTAGTGTGGGGGGCTTGTTTTTTGGgcctttaaaattataaaatttttggTCCCCTCCAATATGTGGGCCGGAGCCAATAATTATGGGTGTAACAcccatatattttattttatttttatattttaccttattaggAGTTGAGAAAATTGGTCGGTTACTagtgtgttattttaatttttaataataataataataataataaaaggaacGGTTAAAAATGTCttagtaattaataataataataataataataataataataataataataataataataataataataataataaaaagaacgGTTAAAAATGTCTTAGGCTGAAATATCAGTTTCTCCGTTTAATACCACGTTACCCAGCTTAACGTTCCCCACGATACCACCTTATCCACGTTTCCCACGTCTGGGTTAAGGTTCGCCGTGGCTTAAGGTTCGCCACTCCTGGCTTAACTTTCTCCACTTCTGTCAACATTCCCCACTTCTGGTTTAAGGTTACCCACTCCTCCTTTAACGTTCTCCATTTCTGCCTTAAAGTTCATCATTTTgataaaaaggaaaacaaaaaacaaaacagacGTCTTCCATTCAAAAATACTCTGCCATATAAAAAGGGTTTataagagaaaaagagagagcccattttgaaagaaaaggcaaccaccaaaagagaaaagtaaCCTCATTCTcgaatttgttaaatcagtattagaaaaacatcgattgcgcattcgttaaccgttggatcgagTTGATTTTTGGACGGCAAGTTTGAAACATTCAGATCCACGTTTTCAACTGTCGGATCGGTGAAACGACTTTCAGAGAGGGAGAAACCGTGCTCGCACAACAGCAGGTGTGAAATGAGTGAGACAAGAGTTTGTGAagcataattctaaatataactttagtaatggtaagggcatcactccattcgctttcctatttgaattatatgtgatataaatatactgtgatgttatttattggttttgtttgtgtgttatattcaaaatgaatattaataactATTGTACTTGACATGTTCaaagtgtggaaaataaatgttatgtgatatgttgttataatggttgtgttgaacatattcaaagtgcaaagaataaatgttatgtgatatgttgttataatggttgtgttgagcatattcaaagtgtgaagaataaatgttatgtgatgtgttgttataatggttgtgttgaacatattcaaagtgtggaaaataaatgttatgtgatatggtgttataatggttgtgttgaacatattcaaagtgtcAATAATAAATGTCATGTGATATGTCGTTAATAAGTTAGTattgcattatattttattaaagtatccatattcatgcattcattcatagtcgtgtggtggtgcgtccataattggttggagcccacatatccttgcggggatgtcgagttagtggtgttgtTTGGAAGGACACACACGAAGctcgagttagtggtgttgcttggaaggacccccGAAATGCCCTTGCGGGGGAGGCGATATTCCGGAATCATTACATTGGTATATAGATTGAGTCATAAGGTCTGTTTGAGTATGCATTGAATTAAGTGTGGTTAAtcttttataaagataaatgataCATTGTATCCCCTGATAATTGGTTGCttgaaataatgttattaacGATGTATATATTATACTGATAAATTTGTATACGAATGTATTTGTTCGTTTGGGCGAGGCAATGTCAATAATGAATGAGAATGTTAGTAATGAATGATGTGGATATTATGGTCATGAATGTACCTGCTAGTTTCGGGTGaattaatatgtgatattgtACTTGTTTTTATTACTGTACCTCTTAATTGTTTGggtgaattaatgttattaattatgtagataTTGTAATGTTATATTTGTATTGTCATTGTACCTGTTGTTGGTCGTTTGagtgaattaatgttattaattacgtAAAAACTGTACtgttatattttcattgttagtATATCTTTGGTGAGTTGtgattttaactgttaaatgaagtaaatgatttattcatattttgctataccaactatatatgcatgcatatttactatgtgtttgttatttgaaGATGACCCTTACAATTGACAGGACGTTACATATAGTGCTAATTGACCGAATAATGTTACGGTCAACCTAATAGGAGAGATGCGTTGAAGTACAATAGCATGCAGTTGGAGGCTCTGAAATACTTTTGTGCCGTTGTTAGACTCGTTGGGGTAGTTTACCACAAGTCCAAAGtttatgaccaactaggatttatgtttGGGTAGTAAAACGTCGAGAGTTTTGACTctaggagtttcttttgtttaatgtattaaattacttttagtaattgcaaatactttgatttattatttttgaaatataattaaaatagttattaaatgattttaaagtaaatgagtacctaagataattataaataaataaaaattgaatttgaaattttacgtTTAGGATTTCTGTTAGTTAATGTCCCAaaaaagcgggatgttacaGGTGGTATCAGAGCAGTTCGATCTAGATTGGATTGCGGGTTAGTGAGAATATTTTTAGTCTCGTTAGTGTTGGTCATGTGTCTCGGAAGTCCTCAAGAGATGGTGTGTGAGTTTATGCACCATTCGAATATTGATCGAAATATTTCTTCATCTAAATATTGTGTGCATATTGCACAAGAACACAAATAATGTTCTTAATTGGTTTAACAGAGTGGCACGACAGAAGCGTGGTTAATTAGTTTATCAGAGTGGCGCGACGAAAGCGTGGTTAATTGGTTTATCAGAGTGGCGCGACGGAAGCATGGTTAAAACTTAGTGAATCTCGTAGGGGTTGTGATATAGAGGTCGCAATTGAGATTGTATGTTAGTTACTGGTCCAAAACTTTAGGATAAGAAAATTATCGAGGGAACGAAATAAATGATTGATGTAAAGTTTTACTAGTTCATGATTGAGTAAGTATGAAGTTAATAATTTCTTAAGAGTATCCTATAGATTAAAGATATGTATTTTATAACCAAGAATTCAAATTATGAAGCTTGTGAATACTTGTAGGATACGATAACATAAGTTTCAACTTTTAGGTTTGACATTACCATACATTAAATGAATGAGAATGATTTGGAGCGATCAATCATAGGCTTGATCAAGATCTCAATGCAGgtgatattaattattggttNNNNNNNNNNNNNNNNNNNNNNNNNNNNNNNNNNNNNNNNNNNNNNNNNNNNNNNNNNNNNNNNNNNNNNNNNNNNNNNNNNNNNNNNNNNNNNNNNNNNNNNNNNNNNNNNNNNNNNNNNNNNNNNNNNNNNNNNNNNNNNNNNNNNNNNNNNNNNNNNNNNNNNNNNNNNNNNNNNNNNNNNNNNNNNNNNNNNNNNNNNNNNNNNNNNNNNNNNNNNNNNNNNNNNNNNNNNNNNNNNNNNNNNNNNNNNNNNNNNNNNNNNNNNNNNNNNNNNNNNNNNNNNNNNNNNNNNNNNNNNNNNNNNNNNNNNNNNNNNNNNNNNNNNNNNNNNNNNNNNNNNNNNNNNNNNNNNNNNNNNNNNNNNNNNNNNNNNNNNNNNNNNNNNNNNNNNNNNNNNNNNNNNNNNNNNNNNNNNNNNNNNNNNNNNNNNNNNNNNNNNNNNNNNNNNNNNNNNNNNNNNNNNNNNNNNNNNNNNNNNNNNNNNNNNNNNNNNNNNNNNNNNNNNNNNNNNNNNNNNNNNNNNNNNNNNNNNNNNNNNNNNNNNNNNNNNNNNNNNNNNNNNNNNNNNNNNNNNNNNNNNNNNNNNNNNNNNNNNNNNNNNNNNNNNNTAATAAGATAAGTGTGTTATATCTATGAACTTTTTAGTGtcagtttcgaggacgaaactatttttagGTCGATAGAATGTAAAACCCGCATTTTCCTCGGGGtcaagtttcgaggacgaaactatttagGTAGGTAGAATGTAACACccagatattttattttatttttatattttaccttattaggAGTTGAGAAAATTGGTCGGTTACTATTGTagtgtgttattttaatttttaataataataataataataataataatgccaTATAAAAAGGGTTTataagagaaaaagagagagatcattttaatagaaaaggcaaccaccaaaataGAAAAGTAACCTCATTcccgaatttgttaaatcagtattagaaaaacatcgattgcgcattcgttaaccgttggatcgatTTGATTTTTTGGGCAGCAAGTTCGAAACATTCAGATCCACgttttcaacggtcggatcggtgAAACGACTTTCAGAGAGGGAGAAACCGTGCTCGCACAGCAGCAGGTGTGAAATGAGTGAGACAAGAGTTTGTGAAGCACAATTCTAAATATAACTTTAGTAatggtaagggcatcactccattcgctttcctatttgaattatatgtgatataaatgtactgtgatgttatttattggttttgtttgtgtgttatattcaaaatgaatattaataattgttgtgcttgacatgttcaaagtgtggaaaataaatgttatgtgatatggtgttataatggttgtgttgaacatattcaaagtgtggaaaataaatgttatgtgatatggtgttataatggttgtgttgaacatattcaaagtgtggaaaataaatgttatgtgatatggtgttataatggttgtgttgaacatattcaaagtgtggaaaataaatgttatgtgatatggtgttataatggttgtgttgaacatattcaaagtgtgaaTAATAAATGTCATGTGATATGTCGTTAATAAGTTAGTattgcattatattttattaaagtatccacattcatgcattcattcatagtcgtgtggtggtgcgtccataattggttggagcccacatatccttgcggggatgtcgagttagtggtgttgtTTGGAAGGACACACACGAAGctcgagttagtggtgttgctttgAAGGACCCACGAAATGCCCTTGCGGGGGATGCGATATTCCGGAATCATTACATTGGCATATAGATTGAGTCATAAGGTCTGTTTGAGTATGCATTGAATTAAGTGTGATTAAtcttttataaagataaatgataCATTGTATCCCCTGATAATTGGTTGCttgaaataatgttattaacGATGTATATATTATACTGATATATTTGTATACGGTTGTATTTGTTCGTTTGGGCGAGACAATGTCAATAATGAATGAGAATGTTAGTAATGAATGATGTGGATATTATGGTCATGAATGTACCTGCTAGTTTCGGGTGaattaatatgtgatattgtACTTGTTTTTATTACTATACCTCTTAATTGTTTGggtgaattaatgttattaattacgtaaacactgtactgttatattttcattgttagtATATCTTTGGTGAGTTGtgattttaactgttaaatgaagtaaatgatttattcatattttgctataccaactatatatgcatgcatatttgctatgtgtttgttatttggagatgacccttacaaTTGACAGGACGTTACATATAGTGCTAATTGACGGAATAATGTTACGGTCAACCTAATAGGAGAGATGCGTTGAAGTACAATAGGATGCAGTTGGAGGCTCTGAAATACTTTTGTGTCGTTGTTAGACTCGTTGGGGTAGTTTACCACAAGTCCAAAGTTTATtaccaactaggatttatgtttGGGTAGTAAAACGTCGAGAGTTTTGACTctaggagtttcttttgtttaatgtattaaattacttttagtaattgctaatactctgatttattatttttgaaatataattaaaatagttattaaatgattttaaagtaaatgagtacttaagataattataaataaataaaaattgaatttgaaattttacgtTTAGGATTTCTGTTAGTTAATGTCCCAAAAAAACGGGATGTTACAGGTGGTATCAGAGCAGTTCGATCTAGATTGGATTGCGGGTTAGTGAGAATATTTTTAGTCTCGTTAGTGTTGGTCATGTGTCTCGGAAGTCCTCAAGAGATGGTGTGTGAGTTTATGCACCATTCGAATATTGATCGAAATATTTCTTCATCTAAATATTGTGTGCGTATGGCACAAGAACACAAATAATGTTCTTAATTGGTTTAACAGAGTGACGCGACGGAAGCGTGGTTAATTAGTTTATCAGAGTGGCGCGACGGAAGCGTGGTTAATTGGTTTATCAGAGTGGCGCGACGGAAGCATGGTTAAAACTTAGTGGATCTTGTAGGGGTTGTGATATAGAGGTTGCAATTGAGATTGTATGTTAGTTACTGGTCCAAAACTTtaggataaaaaaattatcgacGGAACGAAATAAATGATTGATGTAAAGTTTTACTAGTTCATGATTGAGTAAGTATGAAGTTAATAATTTCTTAAGAGTATCCTATAGATTAAAGATATGTATTTTATAACCAAGAATTCAAATTATGAAGCTTGTGAATACTTGTAGGATACGATAACATAAGTTTCAACTTTTAGGTTTGACATTACCATACATTAAATGAATGAGAATGATTTGGAGCGATCAATCATAGGCTTGATCAAGATCTCAATGCAGgtgatattaattattggttatTATGGAGTGAATGGAAAAAAATAGTGTTGTTTGACCGAGGTTGTGATGAATTAAGGATATTGAGGTTGAAGAGTTAAATGGTGTGTTAAgaatgaaatttttgaattaaagagATGAA
It includes:
- the LOC101507069 gene encoding pentatricopeptide repeat-containing protein At5g47360 is translated as MAHFLKIRFFSSSHTLKMVPFSTQQMGFASIADTLYTHLHENNGINIENSLSKKKPKLDSQCVIQVLSKCCPKQSQLGVRFFIWAGFQSGYRHSGFVYKKACNLLGIDKNPEVICNLIKSYESEGCVVNVNMFREVLKLCKEAQLADLGLWVLRKMVDFNLQPDTVMYNIVIRLFSQKGDVEMAEKLMREMSLNDICPDLITYMTMIEGFCNAGRLEDAYNMLKVMRVHGCSPNLVVLSAILDGFCRCGSMEKALELLDEMEKGGDCCPNVVTYTSLIQGFCKRGKWTEALGILDRMRAFGCFANHVTVFTLIESLCIEGRVEEAYKLVDKFVVEHGVSRGDSYSSLVISLIRIKKLEEAEKLFKEMLDGEIKPDTLASSLLLKEFCLKDRVLDGFYLLDAIENKGFLSSIDSDIYSILLVGLCRENHLMEATKLATIMLKKGVSLRPPYRDSAIDVLNKYGEKGIVNQLTGIHQEL